The following are from one region of the Halobellus limi genome:
- a CDS encoding helix-turn-helix domain-containing protein: protein MIESVPHVEIRALQEVSTDPTHNMHYFIVNRGSTRQFEESVEADHTVATAQRVPSYEDQPVYRIEFTPDTLLLGSIVTEENGFALNAYRHGDGWIERWQLPDHESLQKIWNFADERSFTFEIFEIHQVSNYSRGNGHGLTEKQQELLAIAYRNGYFDKPRGMTLEEIAERLDISTSAASGRLRRGVKQLIERSDIDASIGPDIEE, encoded by the coding sequence GTGATCGAATCGGTGCCACACGTCGAAATACGGGCGCTACAGGAGGTGAGCACGGACCCAACACATAATATGCATTACTTCATTGTGAACAGAGGTAGCACTCGGCAGTTCGAAGAGAGCGTCGAAGCCGATCACACGGTCGCGACCGCTCAGCGGGTTCCGAGTTACGAAGATCAGCCCGTCTACCGCATCGAATTCACCCCCGATACGCTGTTGCTCGGGTCTATCGTCACCGAAGAGAACGGATTCGCACTGAACGCGTACAGACACGGCGACGGTTGGATCGAGCGGTGGCAGCTACCGGACCACGAGTCCCTCCAGAAGATCTGGAACTTCGCGGACGAACGGTCGTTCACGTTCGAGATCTTCGAGATCCACCAGGTGTCAAACTACAGCAGAGGCAACGGTCACGGACTCACCGAAAAGCAACAGGAACTGTTGGCGATAGCCTATCGAAACGGGTACTTCGACAAACCCCGCGGAATGACGCTCGAAGAGATCGCCGAGAGGCTAGACATATCGACGTCCGCTGCGAGTGGGCGCCTCCGAAGGGGCGTAAAACAGCTCATCGAACGGTCGGACATCGATGCCTCGATCGGCCCAGACATCGAAGAGTAA
- a CDS encoding class I fructose-bisphosphate aldolase, with the protein MSDYDLLETASGNALVTAIDHGLALGATEGFRDPEATLRAVLDGGPDAVLVGPHFARRYGGVIAEADADVVVTADIVTNSTRPGFDDGQDVWTPAFDPELLLDVDPAGVKIVLVFGRDDREMFVRNLSYVAEMAEALRGTGVPLVVEPVMWGGRVPAELETHPEYVARAARMAWEYGADVLKLPYTGDVETFEPIVEHSPVPVMILGGPKSGSTAAMLSNVEGAIASGARGIMIGRSIWKTEDPTSVVRALDGIIHEGKSVDDVWDA; encoded by the coding sequence ATGAGCGACTACGACCTTCTGGAGACTGCATCCGGCAACGCACTCGTCACGGCGATCGATCACGGCCTCGCTCTCGGCGCGACCGAGGGATTTCGCGATCCGGAGGCGACCCTGCGGGCCGTCCTCGACGGCGGTCCCGACGCCGTCCTCGTGGGGCCGCACTTCGCGCGTCGGTACGGCGGCGTGATCGCCGAGGCCGACGCGGACGTCGTCGTCACCGCCGATATCGTGACGAACTCCACGCGCCCCGGCTTCGACGACGGCCAGGACGTGTGGACGCCGGCGTTCGATCCCGAGCTCCTGCTGGACGTGGATCCGGCGGGCGTGAAGATCGTGCTCGTCTTCGGCCGGGACGACCGGGAGATGTTCGTCCGCAACCTCTCGTACGTCGCCGAGATGGCCGAGGCGCTCCGCGGGACCGGCGTTCCGCTCGTCGTCGAACCAGTGATGTGGGGGGGCCGGGTGCCCGCGGAACTGGAGACGCATCCGGAGTACGTCGCGCGGGCGGCGCGGATGGCCTGGGAGTACGGCGCGGACGTCTTGAAACTGCCCTACACCGGCGACGTCGAGACGTTTGAACCGATCGTCGAGCACTCGCCGGTCCCGGTGATGATCCTCGGCGGCCCGAAGTCCGGGAGCACGGCGGCGATGCTCTCGAACGTCGAGGGCGCGATCGCATCGGGTGCCCGCGGGATTATGATCGGCCGGTCGATCTGGAAGACCGAGGACCCCACGAGCGTCGTGCGCGCGCTCGACGGCATCATCCACGAAGGGAAGTCCGTCGACGACGTCTGGGACGCCTGA